The stretch of DNA CTCGTCCAGGGCACGTGCGCTGCGGTCCGGGTCGACGCCGGCGACGAGGTCCTCGTACACGGCGACGTCGTACCCGGCGGCCCGCGCGTCGAGCGCCGTGGCGCGCACGCAGTGGTCGGTGGCGATCCCGACGACGTCGACCGTCGTCACCCGGCGCTCCGCGAGCAGGTCGGGCAGCGCGGTGCCGTCGTCGGTGCTCGCCTGGAACGCCGAGTAGTCCGGTCGGCCCCTGCCCTTGAACACGTGCACGTCGATCACGCTCGTGTCGAGGTCCGGGTGGTACTCGGCGCCCGGGGTACCGCCGACGCAGTGCACCGGCCACGTGTCCACGAAGTCGGGGCCCTCCGGTCCGGCGAAGTGGCCGCCGTTGTCGTCGTCGCCGTGGTGCCAGTCACGGGAGCCGACGATGAGGTCGTACTCCTCCCCGCGCCGCCCGGTGAAGGCGCTGATCCGCTCCGCGAGGGCCGCGCCCCCGGTCACACCGAGCGCACCGCCCTCCGTGAAGTCGTTCTGGACGTCGACGACGAGCAGTGCCCTGGCCATGGATCCATCCTGCACCCGGCGGCTCCGCGCGCGGTGAGCGGCAGCGGGT from Curtobacterium sp. SGAir0471 encodes:
- a CDS encoding isochorismatase family protein, whose protein sequence is MARALLVVDVQNDFTEGGALGVTGGAALAERISAFTGRRGEEYDLIVGSRDWHHGDDDNGGHFAGPEGPDFVDTWPVHCVGGTPGAEYHPDLDTSVIDVHVFKGRGRPDYSAFQASTDDGTALPDLLAERRVTTVDVVGIATDHCVRATALDARAAGYDVAVYEDLVAGVDPDRSARALDEIRAVGGHVDRSDMDEGLANPGGAVL